A window of the Cryptosporidium parvum Iowa II chromosome 7, whole genome shotgun sequence genome harbors these coding sequences:
- a CDS encoding Imp3p-like 40S ribosomal protein S9. S4 RNA binding domain (transcripts identified by EST), whose protein sequence is VGEVLMRKLKFHEQKLLKKVNLYSWKKEDNERETKILRRYYIQDREDYTKYNKLCGLITKLVSGIRKLPPEDEFRKTTSEMLLKKLYHMGVIPTYKSLEAINELSASAFCRRRLAVVLVQLKFCPNLKDSVKFIEQGHIRIGPNTITNPAYHISREMEDHITWTQGSKIKSIMQKFNNEYDDFDFLGN, encoded by the coding sequence GTTGGGGAAGTTCTGATgagaaaattgaaatttcatGAGCAGAAGTTGCTCAAGAAGGTGAATTTATATTCTTGGAAGAAGGAAGATAATGAAAgagaaacaaaaattttGCGAAGGTATTATATACAAGATCGAGAAGATTATACAAAATACAATAAATTATGTGGATTAATAACCAAATTAGTTTCTGGGATTAGAAAACTTCCTCCAGAAGATGAGTTTAGGAAAACTACAAGCGAGATGCTTCTTAAAAAACTTTATCATATGGGAGTAATTCCTACTTATAAAAGTTTAGAAGCAATTAATGAACTTTCAGCTTCAGCTTTCTGTAGAAGAAGATTGGCAGTAGTTTTAGTACAACTCAAATTTTGTccaaatttgaaagattCTGTAAAATTTATTGAACAGGGTCATATTAGAATTGGTCCAAATACTATCACAAACCCTGCTTATCATATATCTAGAGAAATGGAAGATCATATTACTTGGACTCAAGGTTCTAAGATTAAGTCAATCATGCAAAAGTTCAATAATGAATATgatgattttgattttcttgGTAATTAG
- a CDS encoding apicomplexan conserved protein with 2 or more transmembrane domains: MEKFRQFADESTGINPYIPIWGQTKTSILRKIIGFPILITRSIILSICLIMFTIFSMVIELMYLEHLRIIFFSIFLNGLSRVILLCFGCIWISENLDKNTKLSSSNDEKKSKTTRKVIYVNRQGFCDIFVCSSILGDPEYLFMDNSGIYLASNSFYALLFSIGLKKNIRGGISFITSSNKLKSIYNNSLRPLIVFMEEVNTNGTCILEWTKMEKIPDTSEMRDLFSENSESIVIQYKLERSLYGPQFTTGDFINHLINMLSKITHFKIDLRIISSQVMKNRISRKNDDKNSNISLKDLQKKRRIDDLLTNIQNIQGKSCNLPIVTSGAEEAQGFIEYWEKTNKGKSI, encoded by the coding sequence atggaaAAATTTAGACAATTTGCTGATGAATCTACTGGTATTAATCCATATATACCTATTTGGGGTCAAACTAAAACATcaattttaagaaaaataataggATTTCCTATTTTGATCACAAGATCTATCATTCTTTctatttgtttaattatgtttacaatattttcaatggTAATAGAATTAATGTATTTGGAACATTTAAGAATAATcttcttttcaatatttttgaatggTCTCTCAAGAGTAATACTTTTATGTTTTGGTTGTATTTGGATATCTGAGAATTTAgataaaaatacaaaattatcatcatcaaatgATGAAAAGAAATCAAAAACTACAAGAAAAGTTATATATGTAAATAGACAAGGATTTTGCGATATATTTGTTTGTTCATCAATATTAGGGGATCCAGAATATCTATTTATGGATAATTCTGGTATATATTTAGCATCCAATTCTTTTTAtgctttattattttctataggattaaaaaagaatataagAGGAggtatttcttttattacttcatcaaataaattaaaatcaatatataaCAATAGTTTACGTCCTCTAATAGTTTTTATGGAAGAAGTAAATACTAATGGTACATGTATTTTAGAATGGACTAAGATGGAAAAAATACCAGATACATCAGAAATGAGAGATTTATTTAGTGAGAATTCTGAATCTATAGtaattcaatataaattagAAAGATCTTTATATGGTCCACAATTTACTACAGGagattttattaatcatttaattaatatgcTTTCTAAGATTACTCATTTCAAGATTGATTtaagaattatttcaagCCAAGTAATGAAGAATAGAATTTCAAGAAAGAATGatgataaaaattcaaatataagTTTAAAAGATTTACAGAAAAAAAGACGTATTGATGATTTACttacaaatattcaaaatatacAAGGAAAATCTTGTAATCTTCCAATAGTAACAAGTGGAGCAGAAGAAGCTCAAggatttattgaatattggGAAAAAACTAATAAAGGAAAATCAATTTAG
- a CDS encoding snRNP core protein (similar to Sm-X5. SM domain containing protein.) — protein NFSIKLFFNFLQTLIEKQVVVTVELKNDLQITGTLHSIDQYLNIKLNNTTVNQNESFIHLGSLKNCFIRGSVVRYIFFPPSEVDIELLQKACRKELRSMNDCKEKQK, from the coding sequence aatttttctataaagctattttttaattttctaCAAACTCTAATAGAGAAACAGGTAGTGGTAACAGTGGAGCTCAAGAATGATTTACAAATAACAGGAACTTTACATAGTATtgatcaatatttgaatataaagcTAAATAATACAACAGTAAATCAAAACGAGAGTTTTATTCATTTGGGATCTCTCAAGAATTGCTTTATTAGAGGAAGTGTTGTAAGATATATCTTCTTTCCTCCTTCTGAAGTGGATATTGAACTTCTTCAGAAAGCTTGTAGAAAGGAGTTAAGAAGTATGAATGATTGCAAAGAAAAGCAAAAGTGa
- a CDS encoding eIF3-p47 with JAB/PAD domain, which produces MSIYCAQNNIISESDGFLISHLSDTNLTFDSLSKPSIISCRVNPLVILSILDSHLRRQSGHQYVIGTLLGYINEGGNVIVTDSFVDRHSFTDDGMLSIMIDTHETMFELKQKTNSRLQVIGWYSTCSGINSVSCAVNNWFKTDIGSSKFQQTPLLSEPIHIVVDPSFSNGKLSINGYIQIQSTWTNSIVSIFRPIPLDIVASPCERLHISRILRPLLEKHHLNAVGIPPKSLPRTILGPEDEICTVLPLNNSNYSLQSGDVSQLLTKLILLVQRCQNYVKKVLSGEVSMDPMIGRQIDYAIHSIYDFEYNIYNIIKSNSTQDALIIGCLTELTRVQLSLSEKLQSLIIT; this is translated from the coding sequence ATGTCAATATATTGTGCTCAAAATAACATTATTAGTGAAAGTGATggatttttaatttcacaCTTATCAGATACAAATTTGACTTTTGATTCATTATCAAAACCATCAATAATAAGTTGTAGAGTGAATCCATTGGTTATATTATCTATATTGGATTCTCATTTAAGAAGACAATCAGGACATCAATATGTGATAGGAACTTTATTAGGATACATAAATGAAGGTGGGAATGTTATAGTAACAGATTCTTTTGTAGATAGACATTCATTTACAGATGATGGTATGCTTTCAATAATGATAGATACTCATGAGACAatgtttgaattaaaacaaaagaCAAATTCTAGATTGCAGGTTATTGGATGGTATAGTACATGTTCTGGTATTAATTCAGTAAGTTGTGCAGTGAATAATTGGTTTAAGACAGATATTGGTAGTTCAAAATTTCAACAAACTCCATTATTATCTGAGCCTATTCATATTGTTGTGGATccttcattttcaaatggAAAGTTATCTATTAATGgatatattcaaattcaatcaACATGGACAAATTCTATAGTTTCAATTTTTAGACCAATTCCATTAGATATTGTTGCAAGTCCATGTGAAAGACTTCatatttcaagaattttaaGACCATTACTTGAGAAACATCATTTAAATGCTGTAGGAATTCCTCCAAAGAGTCTTCCTAGAACAATTCTTGGTCCAGAGGATGAAATATGTACAGTTTTacctttaaataattcaaattatagTTTACAATCTGGTGATGTTTCtcaattattaacaaaacTTATTCTTCTAGTTCAGAGATGTCAGAATTATGTAAAGAAAGTACTTTCTGGTGAAGTTTCTATGGATCCAATGATAGGAAGACAAATTGATTATGCTATTCATTCTATTtatgattttgaatataatatttataatatcattaaaagCAATTCTACTCAAGATGcattaattattggatGTTTGACAGAACTAACAAGAGTTCAACTTTCACTTTCAGAGAAACTtcaatcattaataattacttga
- a CDS encoding shares a domain with the CWFL/SRm300 family RNA binding proteins → MYNGVGLRTARGSGTSGHVQKNLSAYIPKQWERKNNKDGINSKSGPRIPRTTRHDPELIEHEKLRKMELEILQFTEEQESKGLKGADLEEAVDRKREELALLLKKNSNSIRNYKDCNGSFDSRKEIGFVSSQFGDNVDKLDSNQLSRLKEEELKVFRSALGLDKPTRGRYKQRYNNKRSRNEITFRNKMTNEDWENEQERERNERREGVSSKKGDIFTQEVNNEDGLGQRNFENLREDFGNYNKDNQDNIDEFEGVNKAQIRRKLGLQSQMNSKSYFESSPKPRSHSYSYSCSRSHSNSSPHSYSNSRSYSNSPSSSQSKSNSYSRSRSNSYSKSRNSYFNNYKQKSSKKKVKREAYSSSVRNLAELDSLERKKKHRYRKPRRSRSPSTVSRYRSFSRSLSPQHLALAG, encoded by the coding sequence ATGTATAATGGAGTGGGGCTTAGAACTGCAAGAGGTTCAGGAACTAGTGGTCATGTACAGAAGAATCTATCAGCTTATATTCCTAAACAATGggaaagaaaaaacaataaagatggtataaattcaaaatcagGACCAAGAATTCCTCGAACAACAAGACATGATCCAGAACTTATAGAACATGAGAAATTGAGAAAGATGGAATTGGAAATTTTACAGTTTACTGAAGAACAAGAGTCAAAAGGTCTTAAAGGGGCTGACTTGGAAGAAGCTGTAGATAGAAAACGTGAAGAATTAGCTTTATTACTGAAAAAGAATTCTAATTCTATTAGAAATTATAAGGATTGTAATGGTAGCTTTGATTCCCGCAAAGAAATAGGATTTGTTAGTTCTCAATTTGGTGACAATGTCGATAAGTTGGATTCTAACCAATTATCTAGACTCAAAGAAGAAGAACTTAAAGTATTCAGAAGTGCTTTGGGACTAGATAAACCAACAAGAGGGAGATATAAACAAAGATATAATAACAAGAGAAGCAGGAATGAAATCACATTTAGAAACAAGATGACTAATGAAGATTGGGAAAATGAACAGGAGAGAGAGAGAAATGAGAGAAGAGAAGGAGTTTCCTCAAAAAAAGGTGATATATTTACACAGGAAGTTAATAATGAGGATGGTTTAGGTCAAAGGAACTTTGAAAACTTGAGGGAAGATTTTGGGAATTATAACAAAGACAACCAAGATAACattgatgaatttgagGGAGTTAATAAGGCTCAAATAAGACGCAAATTAGGTCTCCAATCTCAAAtgaattcaaaatcttATTTTGAATCCTCTCCAAAGCCACGCTCTCATTCCTATTCCTATTCCTGTTCCCGTTCACATTCTAATTCCAGTCCGCACTCCTACTCTAATTCTCGTTCCTATTCCAATTCCCCATCTAGCTCCCAATCCAAATCTAATTCATATTCCAGGTCCAGATCAAATTCTTACTCTAAGTCCCGAAATTCATATTTTAACAATTATAAACAAAAAagttcaaaaaaaaaggtaaAAAGAGAAGCTTATTCTAGCTCAGTAAGAAATCTTGCCGAACTAGACAGTCttgaaagaaagaaaaaacatAGATATAGAAAGCCAAGAAGATCTCGCTCACCTTCTACAGTATCCAGATATAGGTCTTTTAGTAGAAGTTTATCACCACAACATTTGGCGCTGGCGGGCTAG
- a CDS encoding 3CCCH domain containing protein (this domain expanded in plasmodium; transcripts identified by EST) — translation FPDSTINNSEAKMDNAFNTNLYGVSTEPIPSMISLGGLNGNLTRNNGERIIESLVSGGVDGNNTLGSRFDGQDDSVTADVDTEGSEESHNQYWKTKLCLMFSKGACKNGDNCRFAHGSEDLRTPVNLKKTKLCPFWLSSACSIGENCPFAHGTTELRVTNDFYKTSVCRYWKMGVKCDAGVLCRHAHGEAELRKKTNKHLLRRKDDQLPPSIREDDLILPLRSNKFNENSRFLFQVPPPPPLVYSSSGQPVSSLGKMRQSHSHSNLHSNSRTGLGFNTQSIQAKTLPPILRYIDQEGEGDHRMKRNYSCDDIFRKGECFSNSQSHPNLQNHSHPQPQPLPPQFNSFHDNQNSDITNVPCIRGSSSLNNLRSWDSNSKSDQLNTSQDNIFGLVGLDKDPGLSSASIIKNRFQDDDSEKQLLDLRSNETDLSSFCSLKRMEDSSNSLVSNISDLSFGDDFLGGVLNNKLQNHQVLKHSPGHMLNSLFNCNTDNHSGSATGHNCPPSSIVSEKKRDEINCLDYFKNVADVVPSEGFFSKVSQFTNSSEVTHSPILVKIKFLDSAEISSLSTGEVPAILIPSEDMKSAKVHFLSI, via the coding sequence TTCCCTGACTCTACAATAAACAATTCCGAAGCAAAGATGGATAACGCTTTTAACACAAATTTATATGGCGTTTCCACTGAGCCAATCCCATCAATGATATCATTGGGTGGCTTGAATGGAAACTTAACAAGGAATAATGGAGAGAGAATAATAGAAAGCTTAGTTTCTGGTGGGGTTGATGGAAACAATACGTTGGGAAGTAGGTTTGATGGCCAAGATGACTCTGTAACAGCTGACGTTGATACGGAAGGAAGCGAGGAGTCTCATAATCAATACTGGAAGACAAAGCTTTGTTTGATGTTTTCAAAAGGAGCTTGTAAAAATGGAGACAATTGTAGGTTTGCCCATGGAAGTGAAGATTTAAGGACTCCTGTAAACTTAAAAAAGACTAAATTATGCCCATTTTGGTTAAGTTCTGCTTGCAGTATTGGAGAGAATTGTCCTTTTGCTCACGGTACTACTGAACTTAGAGTTACTAATGACTTTTATAAGACTTCAGTATGTAGATACTGGAAGATGGGTGTTAAATGCGATGCTGGAGTTTTGTGTAGACATGCACATGGAGAGGCAGAGCTTAGAAAAAAGACAAACAAACATTTACTTAGACGAAAAGATGATCAACTTCCGCCTTCAATACGAGAAGATGATCTAATTCTGCCACTAAGGAGCaacaaatttaatgaaaatagcCGATTTCTATTTCAAGTCCCTCCTCCCCCTCCTTTAGTATACTCAAGCTCAGGACAACCAGTCTCTTCACTAGGAAAAATGAGACAATCACACTCACATTCAAATCttcattcaaattctaGAACAGGATTGGGATTTAATACTCAATCAATACAAGCAAAAACTTTACCGCCAATTTTGAGATATATTGACCAAGAAGGTGAGGGAGATCACAGAATGAAGCGGAATTACAGCTGTGATGatattttcagaaaagGTGAATgcttttcaaattctcaaTCTCATCCTAACTTACAAAACCATTCACATCCTCAACCTCAACCTCTTCCACCCCAGTTTAATTCTTTCCATGATAATCAAAATAGCGATATTACAAATGTTCCGTGTATTAGGGGTTCTTCATCTCTTAATAACTTAAGAAGTTGGGACTCTAACTCTAAGAGTGATCAATTGAATACGTCTCAAGACAACATTTTTGGCCTTGTTGGTCTTGATAAGGATCCTGGATTATCTTCTGCcagtattattaaaaataggTTCCAAGATGACGACTCTGAAAAGCAGCTTCTGGACTTAAGATCAAATGAAACAGACTTATCTTCATTTTGTTCCTTGAAACGGATGGAGGATAGCTCAAATTCTTTGGTTTCTAACATCTCAGATTTGAGTTTTGGCGATGATTTTCTTGGAGGAGTATTAAATAACAAGCTTCAAAACCATCAGGTTTTAAAACATTCTCCTGGGCATATGCTCAATAGCTTATTTAACTGTAATACTGATAATCATAGTGGTTCAGCCACAGGACATAATTGTCCGCCATCAAGTATTGtttcagaaaaaaagaGGGATGAGATAAACTGTTTAGACTATTTTAAGAACGTCGCAGATGTGGTTCCATCTGAAggatttttttcaaaagttAGTCAATTTACTAACAGCTCAGAAGTTACTCATTCCCCAATTTTGgttaaaatcaaatttctAGATTCTGCAGAAATTTCCTCTCTTTCAACTGGAGAAGTCCCTGCCATTCTGATCCCTTCCGAGGATATGAAGTCTGCAAAAGTACATTTTTTGTCAATTTAA
- a CDS encoding protein with 2 bromo domains, with protein sequence MNEILENKITNGNPVPNSDEERSLGIDQESYSEISAPQKPKIEGKEETGYGQGLNKEQDQNLEQDQEQDHVQEQDQEQEQEQEQEQEQEQDQDQDQDREQEQDQEGAASERIEGKTYSQKTDGDASSVVTQTSQNAVSEIRIPRGRGRPPRNANRADIGPSGLVSITSIWADDDKPKGKRGRPRLRPLEPEEKVEPEAAPNKPLKVKRPKGPKDIMYEIIHRLYKRDKQQIFAEPVNAEFVPDYYQVIKNPMDFSTMRKKVSQDEYKDFDSFVDDIKLIITNCYTYNKIGTMVYRMGLILEETWDKSLEGSRARYEQSIKNVEEYEEKKKAGEIISDSEPESQPVWNNTPTSPPTVESPNSSNQRSMVTRRMEARLSSSHSPWISKGSGGPGAIGGSSGAGSGIPGERDSSTGPDFMSRRALGGHPFGGSMAYRGGELGRHPPYPGGVPGQVHQNTKPKGPTLADICKGGVTSIKENLEKLKIDRFEPFNSLIKQLATQPCIRTPTVDDWYVFDKQLSEIQYRNSVKRFIGDDSIQALKKIMDIETALLEIDPHPAISKLPLSDTRLLGIDTDDFAPFNQNLSVDGSFLLGVGDNHIKVALTLQDEVPSLDLTPLKELVTKYTQHPLSTQSNGASANISQGPFPNSSGVSVNGVSAGAGAGLGGGVGSGTAHIGFPKPSLGGGTNQGGLHASLSHLQTSETKPELPPSQRPAMAGNEIKGQDLKSMHYNGFGVHRGEVLPGTTETSGVSNVPLSQVGQTHAHGRIAYKHGYPPSLGSGPGSGTGSMPISMPVSGTPGKPSVPGTSGVGNSNSYYEVCPPAKVQKFEQSHYPTHSGASHAFPSSHSVIPPHSVHTVHPTQTSAIPKQGVQATAPPSGGNKPGVPLNYNQVHGRGIQHGGQMHAQGHGPGAGLGHLNGHRIQSTNLVANPTNSNNVSPVSVGNNTNQNMRVSASSPTATTSTSNAHLSVNLNMASNAAATTTNASVSANSISTAQTAPINSTANIASANTANNTVNTPLGNFVPSSVVPGSAVTTASISGGSKMNHIGNVPTSAAAAPTNSSSISPTANVSNIQYLNSNDVRRISDKLNYSQNMMGSQVHHQGHLVNRTHVSNPGSHYLQMNASSGNHIGAGAVGAAMVTNTNQRIDHAMSGNIGQQKVITSGYIQNNEYMARGADPNVGGGTNNSTTNKNNNSGNSGNMYELYQHNAKKPEMPIDIREERARLDQNMYMVEGMGVNGMNMRSRQQILQMQSHQNSVKPPHYHHQYPPQSQIPIHKSHVNNGNVSNANGSNNFYQKYNNNTTNSNSNIQYHNRNISPMGQASSNIPNIANPINNLTSGSSQYPQDGINHLGQKK encoded by the coding sequence ATGAATGAAATCTTGGAGAATAAAATTACAAATGGCAACCCAGTTCCTAACTCTGATGAGGAGAGATCCTTGGGAATAGATCAAGAGTCTTATTCAGAAATTTCTGCCCCACAAAAACCTAAAATAGAGggaaaagaagaaacaGGATATGGCCAAGGCCTAAACAAGGAACAAGATCAGAACCTAGAGCAAGATCAGGAACAAGATCATGTACAAGAACAAGATCAGGAACAGGAACAGGAACAGGAACAGGAACAGGAACAGGAACAAGATCAAGATCAAGATCAAGATCGTGAACAAGAGCAAGATCAGGAAGGAGCAGCCAGCGAAAGAATCGAAGGAAAAACCTATAGTCAAAAGACGGATGGGGACGCCTCTTCTGTTGTAACACAAACTAGTCAAAATGCGGTATCGGAAATTCGTATACCGAGAGGGAGAGGAAGACCTCCAAGAAATGCGAATAGAGCAGATATTGGTCCATCTGGACTAGTTAGTATAACTTCAATCTGGGCAGACGATGATAAGCCTAAAGGGAAGAGAGGTCGCCCAAGACTCCGTCCTTTGGAGCCAGAAGAGAAAGTTGAGCCAGAAGCAGCTCCTAATAAGCCTCTAAAAGTGAAACGTCCAAAGGGGCCGAAGGACATTATGTATGAAATCATCCATAGACTTTACAAAAGAGACAAACAGCAGATCTTTGCGGAGCCTGTTAATGCTGAGTTTGTTCCAGATTACTACCAAGTGATCAAAAACCCTATGGACTTCTCTACTATGAGGAAGAAAGTATCCCAAGATGAGTACAAGgattttgattcatttgTTGATGATATTAAGCTGATCATTACTAACTGCTATacatataataaaataggTACTATGGTATATAGAATGGGATTGATTTTGGAAGAAACTTGGGATAAGAGTCTAGAAGGGAGTAGGGCTAGATATGAGCAATCCATAAAGAATGTTGAGGAATACGAAGAGAAGAAGAAAGCTGGTGAGATTATTAGTGACTCTGAGCCTGAGTCCCAACCAGTCTGGAATAACACTCCCACATCTCCTCCAACTGTGGAATCGCCAAATTCATCTAATCAAAGGTCAATGGTAACCAGAAGAATGGAAGCTAGGCTTTCAAGCTCACATTCACCCTGGATATCTAAAGGAAGTGGAGGACCTGGTGCTATAGGTGGTTCTTCTGGAGCTGGATCAGGAATTCCTGGGGAAAGAGATTCAAGCACAGGACCAGATTTTATGAGTAGAAGAGCCTTAGGAGGGCACCCATTTGGAGGCTCCATGGCTTATAGGGGAGGAGAGCTTGGAAGGCATCCGCCATACCCAGGAGGAGTCCCTGGCCAAGTTCACCAAAATACTAAGCCAAAAGGTCCCACTCTTGCGGACATTTGTAAAGGAGGTGTGACATCAATCAAGGAAAATCTTGAGAAGCTCAAGATTGATAGATTTGAACCattcaattctttaattaaacaaCTAGCAACTCAGCCATGTATCAGAACTCCTACTGTAGATGACTGGTATGTCTTTGATAAGCAACTTTCTGAGATCCAATACCGTAATTCTGTTAAGAGATTTATAGGAGATGATAGTATTCAAGCTCTGAAGAAAATCATGGATATAGAAACTGCACTCTTGGAAATTGATCCTCATCCAGCTATTTCCAAACTCCCTTTAAGTGACACTAGACTTCTTGGAATAGATACTGATGACTTTGCCCCATTCAACCAGAACCTATCAGTAGATGGAAGCTTTCTTTTGGGAGTTGGTGATAACCACATTAAAGTTGCACTAACACTCCAAGATGAGGTTCCCTCCCTTGACCTTACTCCCCTAAAAGAGCTCGTAACAAAGTACACTCAACATCCTCTCTCCACACAATCAAATGGCGCGAGCGCCAATATTTCACAGGGTCCCTTCCCTAACTCTTCTGGAGTCTCAGTGAATGGCGTTTCTGCAGGTGCTGGAGCCGGATTAGGGGGCGGAGTTGGATCAGGAACTGCCCACATTGGTTTTCCAAAACCCTCTCTTGGAGGAGGAACCAATCAAGGAGGCCTTCACGCGTCACTCTCTCACTTACAAACCAGCGAGACTAAGCCCGAACTTCCTCCTTCCCAAAGGCCAGCTATGGCGGGTAATGAAATCAAAGGCCAAGATCTTAAGTCTATGCATTACAATGGATTTGGTGTTCATCGAGGAGAGGTATTGCCAGGCACTACAGAAACCTCTGGTGTGAGTAACGTCCCTCTTTCCCAAGTAGGTCAGACCCACGCTCATGGGAGAATTGCTTACAAGCACGGATATCCCCCATCCTTAGGATCTGGCCCTGGATCAGGGACAGGATCTATGCCCATATCTATGCCTGTTAGTGGAACTCCTGGAAAGCCGAGTGTCCCTGGAACTTCCGGAGTAGGAAACTCAAACAGCTATTATGAAGTTTGTCCTCCAGCTAAGGTCCAAAAGTTTGAGCAATCTCATTATCCTACTCATAGTGGTGCATCCCATGCGTTCCCTTCTTCTCACTCAGTTATACCGCCACATTCAGTGCATACAGTGCATCCGACTCAGACTTCGGCTATCCCTAAACAAGGAGTGCAAGCAACAGCTCCTCCCAGTGGTGGTAATAAACCTGGTGTCCCTTTGAACTATAATCAAGTTCATGGGCGGGGGATACAGCATGGAGGTCAAATGCATGCGCAAGGGCATGGTCCGGGAGCTGGGCTTGGACATTTAAATGGGCATCGTATACAGAGTACCAATTTAGTAGCAAATCCCACAAACTCTAACAATGTTTCTCCTGTTAGTGttggaaataatacaaatcaGAATATGAGAGTCTCCGCCTCGAGTCCTACCGCTACCACCTCTACTAGCAATGCTCACTTGAGtgttaatttgaatatggCTTCTAATGCTGCTGCAACTACTACTAATGCTTCTGTTTCTGCTAACTCTATCTCAACAGCTCAAACAGCTCCCATCAACTCTACTGCAAATATAGCATCCGCCAATACTGCTAATAATACAGTCAATACTCCTTTGGGTAATTTTGTTCCAAGCTCCGTTGTTCCAGGTTCAGCTGTAACTACTGCCTCTATTAGTGGAGGTAGTAAAATGAATCATATTGGCAATGTACCGACTTCAGCTGCAGCTGCTCCTACAAATTCTTCTTCCATCTCACCAACTGCCAatgtttcaaatattcaatactTGAACAGTAATGATGTTCGTAGAATCTCTGATAAGTTAAACTACTCTCAAAATATGATGGGAAGCCAAGTCCATCACCAGGGACATCTCGTAAACAGGACTCATGTTAGTAACCCTGGTAGCCATTACCTTCAAATGAACGCAAGTTCAGGAAATCATATTGGTGCTGGAGCTGTAGGAGCTGCGATGGTAACAAATACTAATCAACGTATAGATCATGCAATGAGTGGTAATATTGGGCAGCAAAAGGTCATAACTAGTGGCTACATCCAAAATAATGAGTACATGGCACGGGGAGCAGACCCAAATGTAGGTGGTGGTACTAATAACAGTACCaccaataaaaataataatagtggCAATAGTGGCAATATGTATGAGTTGTACCAGCATAATGCTAAGAAACCAGAAATGCCCATTGATATTAGGGAGGAGCGGGCACGTCTGGACCAGAATATGTATATGGTAGAAGGTATGGGAGTAAATGGAATGAATATGAGGTCTCGTCAACAAATACTACAAATGCAATCGCATCAGAACTCAGTTAAGCCACCCCACTACCACCATCAGTATCCCCCTCAGTCGCAGATCCCTATTCACAAGTCCCATGTAAATAATGGAAACGTTTCCAATGCGAACGGAAGTAATAacttttatcaaaaatataacAATAACACTACAAACAGCAATAGTAACATTCAATATCATAACAGAAATATCTCACCAATGGGGCAAGCATCTTCCAATATCCCTAATATTGCCAATCCCATAAACAATTTGACTAGCGGAAGTTCACAATATCCGCAAGATGGGATTAATCACCTTggacaaaaaaaataa